In Tsuneonella sp. CC-YZS046, the genomic window GTGAGAATGCCATGCTCGTCGCGGCTCAGCGCGATATTCTCATACCGGTCGCGGTATCGCTCGAACCGTGGTGCCATGCCTCCGTCCATGCTTGCTCGCCCTCGCAACGTCCGGCCCTGCCGGCAATCCAATATTACAGCATCCCGCGGCGGGTTGTGTCTCGCCGCCATTCAATCCCGGTTGTTATTTTCCGCCCCTTGCGCTAGAAATAAAACAATCATTTGTTTATATGGACTCGCAGCCGTCAGTCAAGGCTGTTAGGGTCAGGCCTGTCGATGGCATGGCCCTGGTCTCCGGCCAATCGCCGGCCAGCGCAAGGGCTGTTGCTCCCGGGCCACGAAAGGGACGAGGAAAGATGGATAAGGCGGAACGGTCAGCGCAATATCCGCTCGCGCCTGGCGTCGTAAGCTCGCGCACCTATACCGATCCCGCGCGGTTCGAGCGCGAGATCGAGGAGGTCTTCTACAAGACATGGCTGCGCGTCTGCCCGCTCGCGGACCTCGCGAAGCCAGGAGATTACGTTATCTGGGAAGAGCTGCGCCAGTCCGTGGTGATCGCCCGGCTGGAGGATGGCGGCCTGGCCGCCTGGCACAATGTCTGCCAGCATCGCGGCGCGCGGCTGGTCGAGGAATCCGGGCATTGTTCCAGCGGGCGTTTCGTGTGCCCCTGGCATGGGTTTATCTACGATCTGTCGGGCAAGCTGCGCTTCGCGCCGCTCAGGCAGGAATTCGATCCGGCCCGTCTGGAGACGATCCGCGCGCGGCCGGTGCGGGTGGAGGTATTCGGCGGGTTCGCATGGATCTGCCTTTCCGACGATGTGCCTGATCTCAGGACTTACCTCGGCGAGATCGGCGCCGAGCTGGACTGGTTCGGCCTCGAACGGTTCGACACCCGCTATCGCCTGGAACTGACGCTCGAGGCGAACTGGAAGGTCGTGGTCGATGCGTTCAACGAGACCTGGCATGTGCCCTTCACCCATCAGGAGACGCTTTCCCAGATCGTGCAATGGGGCAAGGCCCGCCTGCGGATCTGCGATCCCCACAGCTGGATGACCATTCCGGTGAAGGGGATGACCGACCGCTTCCCGGAGGATGCGGACCACCGGAAATCCCACATCACCCACTATCTCGCGTTCCCGAACACCTTCTACAGCAATTTTCCGACCCATCTGCAGACCTGGTCGATCTGCCCGGTCGGGCCGACCACTACGCATTTCGTGGCTTACGGGATGGTCGGCCCCTGCCCGGAGGGGATGAGCGAGGAAGCCTGGGCGCAGCGAAACGACCATGACTGGAACCACTTTCGCGCGGTCGCATCGGAGGATGCGCGGGTGATCAACGGATGGGGCAAGGTCGCCCATTCGCTGGGCCAGCAGGATTACATGTTCAACCGGGCGGAAGGGCGCCTGACCGCCTTCCATGCGGAGATCGCGCGGCGCGTTGCACAATAAAGGGTGAGGGCTGCGCCCGATCTCAGGCGGCCATGCTGCTGTTCTATCCCGCTATAAGCTGACAGCCGATCCGCTCCCTTGGGCATTGGCGCCCAATTTTTCCACGATACCGTTGACGAATATGCGTTCAACGTGCCATTACCTTTCGGGTGGGCCGGAAAGGCCAGGGAATGGGAGAAGGACAGGATGGCCGAAACCGGCGAGAGATTGCTTGCCTCGTTGCCGATCACGCCGGAAACCCCGGTGGGCTTTGAATTTCAGCCGTTGAGGAAGAAGGCGGCGATCCAGCTGATGGGCAGCCGGGCCTGGGGCCGCTTCAATCCCAATCACTGGGACCCTGAATATGCGCAATCGACCGGCCTGTCCGATCCGATCCAGACCGGCGAGATGTCGTCCGCCTATATCGCCGAGATGTGCGTCAACCATTTCGGCGCGGCGATGTTCAAGGGCGCGCGGATCGTCTGCAAATATATCGCGTCGACCGTTGCCGGGGAGGTCGTCACCACCCACGGTGTTGTCACCGGGAAGACGCCCAAGGGCAACGGCTTCCGCTTTCGGGCCGATATCTGGTGCGAGAACGAGGCGGGCGAAAAGAAGACGGTCGGCTGGGTCGAGGCGGATGTCGGCGTTTGAGGCCGGCCGCTCTGGTATCGGGCGAGAGGGATAGAACCGGGTGGATGAGATGACGGGCAAGGATGGCGAATTGAAGCCGATGACGGCGGTGCAGAAGGCGCAGACGCGCGCCTTTATCGAAGGGCTGCAGCAGGAATCGCAAACCTATTGGGATATGGTGGAGATCGGCGATGAGCTGTCGCGCGAGCTGCACCTCACCCCGGAACTGGTGATCCTCTATCTCGATCCGGTGGAGGATTATAATCCCTGGTACGAAGGGTGGCGGATGAACACCTGGCACATTCCGGGCGAATCCCCGTTCGGCGGAGCCATCGTGCCGCCGCTGCTGGTGTCCCACTTCGTGCTTTCGGTGCAGTTCGACCATACCAGGCCCTTCGCGATCGGTTCGATCCACACCTTCCACGATTCCGAAATACTGGAG contains:
- a CDS encoding aromatic ring-hydroxylating dioxygenase subunit alpha produces the protein MDKAERSAQYPLAPGVVSSRTYTDPARFEREIEEVFYKTWLRVCPLADLAKPGDYVIWEELRQSVVIARLEDGGLAAWHNVCQHRGARLVEESGHCSSGRFVCPWHGFIYDLSGKLRFAPLRQEFDPARLETIRARPVRVEVFGGFAWICLSDDVPDLRTYLGEIGAELDWFGLERFDTRYRLELTLEANWKVVVDAFNETWHVPFTHQETLSQIVQWGKARLRICDPHSWMTIPVKGMTDRFPEDADHRKSHITHYLAFPNTFYSNFPTHLQTWSICPVGPTTTHFVAYGMVGPCPEGMSEEAWAQRNDHDWNHFRAVASEDARVINGWGKVAHSLGQQDYMFNRAEGRLTAFHAEIARRVAQ
- a CDS encoding MaoC family dehydratase produces the protein MPLPFGWAGKAREWEKDRMAETGERLLASLPITPETPVGFEFQPLRKKAAIQLMGSRAWGRFNPNHWDPEYAQSTGLSDPIQTGEMSSAYIAEMCVNHFGAAMFKGARIVCKYIASTVAGEVVTTHGVVTGKTPKGNGFRFRADIWCENEAGEKKTVGWVEADVGV
- a CDS encoding MaoC family dehydratase; translated protein: MDEMTGKDGELKPMTAVQKAQTRAFIEGLQQESQTYWDMVEIGDELSRELHLTPELVILYLDPVEDYNPWYEGWRMNTWHIPGESPFGGAIVPPLLVSHFVLSVQFDHTRPFAIGSIHTFHDSEILEPIPVGATVRITTRAVDKFEKRGRRYVRHEVTVTDVASGILYFRETRDILSL